The genomic segment CTGATCCATGCGGCGGCGGGCGGGGTCGGCGGATTTGCAGTCCAACTGGCGAAATGGAAAGGAGCGCGCGTGATCGCCACCGCAAGCGCGAATAATCATGAGTATGTCCGATCTCTGGGCGCCGATGAGGTGATCGACTACACCCAGACCGATTTCGTCGAGGCGGTACGCACCCTCGCGCCGAAGGGAGTGGATGTGGCATACGACACGGTGGGGGAAAGCGTCCAGGTGCGATCCATTCAGACGGTACGCAAAGGTGGAACCCTCGTGACCATCCTCGCGCCTACTCCAGAAGCCCAATCCGCGCGCGGCCTCCGGCTCAAATATGTGTTCGTCGCGCCGAACGCCCGGCAACTGGCACGACTGGCCAGCCTGATTGAGGCTGGCAAGTTCAAGACGCATCTGACGGCCGAGCTACCCCTGGAACAGGCGGCCGAGGCGCAGCGCATGAGCCGCACGGGCCATACCCGCGGCAAAATCGTGTTGGTGATCTAATCGGGGCTGTCGGAATTTAGGCCCGAAGTTTGGACGCGCGGGGGCCCACCGGCTTGACGGTGGGTCTTAGATCGCCCATTCTGCGCCCATGACTTCTAAGCCTGACTCGCAGCAGACCGCTTTCATGGAAGTACTCACCGCCTTGTGCAAACGGCGAGGATTCATCTTCCAGTCGTCCGAAATTTACGGCGGCATCAATGGCTTTTGGGATTATGGGCCGCTTGGCGCGGAGATGAAGCGCAATGTCCGCGAATTGTGGTGGCGCGCCATGACGCGGACACGCGACGACGTGGTCGGCATCGACGCAACCATCATCATGCACCCCAAAATTTGGAAGGCATCGGGGCACGTCGACACCTTCTCGGATCCCATGATTGACTGCAAAACCTGCAAAGGCCGTTTTCGGGCTGACCAAATCGGCGAGATCCCCTGTCCTCAGAAGCCCAGCAAAACTGTCCGCGAATGCCCTGGCGAGAAAACGGAACCACGAGCGTTCAACCTGATGTTCAAAACCACTGTCGGCCCGATCGAGAGCGAAGACAACATCGCCTATTTGCGGCCGGAAACCGCTCAGGCCATTTTCGTCCAGTTCAAGAACGTCCTCGAAACGTCGCGGCAAAAGATTCCGTTTGGAATCTGTCAAATCGGTAAGGCGTTCCGCAACGAGGTTACACCAAGAAATTTTACGTTCCGCTCGAGAGAATTCGAGCAAATGGAGCTTGAGTTTTTCATTCGGCCGGACGAAGCGGTGGAACTTATTGCCGGCCGTGTGGCTACCCCGACGGAGATTTCGGACTGGTCGGCTGAGCCGCGCCCGGATTGGGGGTGGGAGGTTTGGCACAAATACTGGGTCGAACATCGAATGGCGTGGTATCGCTCCATCGGGCTGCCCAAGGAATCGCTCGTGGAATATTGGCAGCCCCGAGAGGAGCTTGCGCACTACGCGCGCGCCTGCGTCGATATTCAGTACGCCTTCCCGTTCGGAATCCAAGAGCTCGAAGGCATCGCGGCGCGGAGCGAC from the Kiritimatiellia bacterium genome contains:
- a CDS encoding glycine--tRNA ligase; its protein translation is MTSKPDSQQTAFMEVLTALCKRRGFIFQSSEIYGGINGFWDYGPLGAEMKRNVRELWWRAMTRTRDDVVGIDATIIMHPKIWKASGHVDTFSDPMIDCKTCKGRFRADQIGEIPCPQKPSKTVRECPGEKTEPRAFNLMFKTTVGPIESEDNIAYLRPETAQAIFVQFKNVLETSRQKIPFGICQIGKAFRNEVTPRNFTFRSREFEQMELEFFIRPDEAVELIAGRVATPTEISDWSAEPRPDWGWEVWHKYWVEHRMAWYRSIGLPKESLVEYWQPREELAHYARACVDIQYAFPFGIQELEGIAARSDFDLSQHQIHSGKSMEFFDEELKTAAARLDASARSEFAEKVVRRWQASGKSAEQARAFVSKLFEGRYLPHVIEPSAGVDRLVLALICNAYAEDKAPDDKGNEETRVVLRFDPKIAPVKAAIFPLLKNRPELVQKARDIYARLRGRWSIFYDESGAIGRRYRRQDEIGTPFGITVDFQTLEDNTVTWRDRDSMRQERVPIDELAPRLAALVE
- a CDS encoding NADP-dependent oxidoreductase encodes the protein MKAVCFDNFGDESVLQIRDLPKPEPGKGEVLIRVHAAGVNPVDWKIREGLLKTRMPHQFPIIPGWDVAGTIEKLGPGCRRFKKGAAVYAYARKPVIKDGCYAEYVVLPEKNVALKPRSMDFKQAASIPLAALTAWQSLFDAAELQKGDTILIHAAAGGVGGFAVQLAKWKGARVIATASANNHEYVRSLGADEVIDYTQTDFVEAVRTLAPKGVDVAYDTVGESVQVRSIQTVRKGGTLVTILAPTPEAQSARGLRLKYVFVAPNARQLARLASLIEAGKFKTHLTAELPLEQAAEAQRMSRTGHTRGKIVLVI